The following proteins come from a genomic window of Nitrospirota bacterium:
- the nadA gene encoding quinolinate synthase NadA: MRHLKSEQDLVARITELKREKKAIILSHNYQIPEVQDVADYLGDSLELSIKASKTDAKVIVFCGVHFMAETAAILSPEKVVLMPDIHSGCPMADMITVEQLKELKAEHPGAVVVCYVNTSAEIKAESDICCTSSNAVKVVQSIPREKKIIFIPDKHLARFVEGETGRKMIIFDGYCPSHVRMMAEELHQAQERYRDAPVLVHPEAPADIIQEADQILSTSGICRVAKESESSTIIVATEPGILYRLEKENPEKTFVPACKWCNCANMKLNTLEKILWVLEDMENQVKVPVEIQKKARSAVEKMLQIAA, translated from the coding sequence ATGAGACATCTGAAGAGTGAACAGGATCTTGTTGCCAGAATTACCGAACTAAAAAGAGAAAAAAAGGCCATTATATTGTCCCATAACTACCAGATACCTGAAGTGCAGGATGTGGCCGACTATCTCGGAGATTCGCTTGAGCTTTCCATCAAAGCTTCAAAAACAGACGCGAAGGTGATTGTATTTTGCGGAGTTCATTTCATGGCCGAAACTGCGGCCATTCTCTCTCCTGAAAAGGTTGTTCTGATGCCGGACATTCATTCCGGCTGTCCCATGGCCGACATGATTACAGTAGAACAGCTCAAAGAGCTGAAGGCGGAACATCCTGGAGCGGTCGTTGTCTGTTACGTCAATACTTCGGCTGAAATAAAAGCCGAGAGCGATATTTGCTGTACCTCTTCTAATGCAGTGAAGGTCGTGCAATCAATTCCCAGAGAGAAAAAGATCATTTTTATTCCGGATAAACATCTCGCAAGATTTGTAGAAGGAGAGACGGGAAGAAAAATGATTATATTTGATGGATACTGTCCCAGTCATGTCCGGATGATGGCCGAGGAATTACATCAGGCGCAAGAGCGATATCGCGATGCGCCGGTATTGGTTCATCCGGAGGCTCCTGCCGATATCATCCAGGAGGCAGACCAGATTTTGAGCACGAGCGGAATCTGCCGGGTCGCAAAAGAATCCGAATCTTCGACCATTATCGTCGCGACGGAACCGGGTATACTTTATCGATTGGAAAAAGAGAACCCTGAGAAAACGTTTGTTCCCGCATGTAAATGGTGTAATTGCGCAAATATGAAACTCAATACGCTGGAAAAAATACTTTGGGTCCTGGAAGATATGGAAAACCAGGTAAAAGTTCCGGTTGAAATTCAAAAGAAAGCGAGGAGTGCAGTGGAAAAAATGCTTCAGATTGCCGCATAA
- a CDS encoding aspartate-semialdehyde dehydrogenase codes for MLKKKVSYDVAVVGATGVVGNEMKEILEERNFPVKSFHPFASPLSVGKSLTFRGKPFKVKALEEHCFDGIDICLFSAGSGVSLKYAPLAAKAGSVVIDNSSAFRMEKSVPLVVPEVNMAAGYSHQGIIANPNCSTIQMVVALYPIHQAAKIRRIVVTTFQSVSGKGKKAMDELLDQTKALLAFQEVKFMEFPHQIAFNCLPHIDDFTDNAYTKEEMKMVNETRKIMGDNTIQITATTVRVPVFRCHSESVNIETERKLTANEARALLSEAPGVVVYDDPKRKIYPQPVEHAGKDEVFVGRIREDHSVPSGLNLWIVSDNLRKGAALNAVQIAEQLIK; via the coding sequence ATGTTGAAAAAGAAGGTCTCGTATGACGTGGCGGTGGTTGGAGCGACCGGAGTCGTCGGAAATGAGATGAAGGAGATCCTTGAAGAGAGGAATTTTCCGGTAAAATCATTCCACCCTTTTGCCTCACCGCTCTCCGTTGGGAAGAGTCTCACCTTTCGGGGCAAACCGTTCAAGGTGAAAGCGCTTGAAGAGCATTGTTTTGATGGTATCGATATTTGTCTGTTCTCGGCCGGTTCAGGGGTCAGCCTGAAATATGCTCCTCTTGCGGCGAAAGCGGGAAGCGTGGTTATCGATAACAGCAGCGCCTTCCGGATGGAAAAAAGCGTCCCGCTTGTGGTTCCCGAAGTGAATATGGCTGCGGGCTATTCTCATCAGGGGATTATAGCCAATCCGAATTGTTCAACGATTCAGATGGTTGTGGCCCTCTATCCGATTCATCAGGCCGCCAAAATCAGGAGAATCGTCGTGACTACATTTCAGTCGGTTTCGGGGAAAGGAAAAAAAGCGATGGATGAATTACTCGACCAAACAAAAGCACTCCTGGCGTTTCAGGAGGTTAAATTCATGGAGTTCCCACATCAGATTGCGTTTAACTGTCTTCCGCATATTGATGATTTTACGGATAATGCTTATACCAAGGAAGAAATGAAAATGGTTAATGAGACCCGAAAAATAATGGGAGACAATACCATTCAAATTACCGCGACCACCGTCCGTGTGCCGGTGTTCCGCTGCCATTCCGAATCGGTTAATATCGAGACAGAAAGAAAACTAACGGCCAACGAAGCAAGGGCCTTGCTTTCGGAAGCTCCCGGCGTGGTGGTTTATGATGATCCCAAAAGAAAAATTTACCCCCAGCCGGTGGAACATGCCGGCAAAGATGAAGTGTTTGTTGGAAGAATCAGAGAAGATCACTCTGTTCCATCCGGGTTGAATTTGTGGATTGTTTCAGATAATCTTCGAAAAGGGGCGGCATTGAATGCGGTCCAGATAGCGGAGCAATTGATTAAATGA